One stretch of Oncorhynchus masou masou isolate Uvic2021 chromosome 9, UVic_Omas_1.1, whole genome shotgun sequence DNA includes these proteins:
- the LOC135545506 gene encoding NEDD4 family-interacting protein 1-like: protein MAEQISNVRYQELLNEEEPAAAQPPQEEAAVLDAPPPYSSISAANAAFFDYKEDAGRFPNPPSYNVATTLPSYDEAERTKAETGVPLVPGRVVEDEFDDADQLRIGNDGIFMLTFFMAFLFNWIGFFLSFCLTTSAAGRYGAISGFGLSLIKWVLIVRFSTYFPGYFDGQYWLWWVFLALGFMLFVRGFVNYSRVRKMADPTYATLPRTRVLFIY, encoded by the exons CTGTTGAATGAGGAGGAGCCAGCAGCAGCCCAGCCCCCCCAGGAAGAAGCAGCTGTCCTGGATGCCCCTCCCCCCTACAGCAGCATCTCCGCTGCCAACGCAG CGTTCTTTGACTACAAGGAGGATGCAGGCAGGTTCCCTAATCCCCCGTCCTACAACGTGGCTACCACACTGCCCTCCTATGATGAAGCAGAGAGGACCAAAGCGGAGACCGGCGTCCCTCTCGTCCCTGGCAGGGTCGTG GAGGATGAGTTTGACGATGCTGACCAGCTGCGGATAGGGAATGATGGCATCTTCATGCTCACCTTCTTCA TGGCATTCCTGTTCAACTGGATCGGCTTcttcctgtccttctgtctgacCACTTCTGCAGCCGGCCGCTACGGCGCCATCTCTGGGTTTGGCCTGTCTCTCATCAAATGGGTTCTCATAGTCCGG TTTTCCACCTACTTCCCCGGCTACTTTGATGGTCAGTACTGGTTGTGGTGGGTGTTCCTGGCTTTGG GCTTCATGCTGTTCGTCAGAGGGTTCGTCAACTACTCCCGGGTTCGCAAAATGGCCGACCCTACTTACGCCACACTTCCTCGAACGAGAGTCCTGTTCATCTACTGA